From the Lathyrus oleraceus cultivar Zhongwan6 chromosome 4, CAAS_Psat_ZW6_1.0, whole genome shotgun sequence genome, one window contains:
- the LOC127074347 gene encoding uncharacterized protein LOC127074347: MESYSSSYSSSNKSSYISQNNKEVNGSMKHDQYPFQSKYSWLRSVRKSPLKKPMKARIAPMPPTPVKVYKVDRINFKELVQSLTCAPEFTPPQPDHHNLQSTDNNISHDTVPSLPMQFFSNSRVDTVEVFPPLVPVAVSTPNNWYHYFQAEYFEKNCKNDRVMTPGLLEMNLLSPTSFGNWCFVPPIMSPTV; the protein is encoded by the coding sequence ATGGAGTCTTATTCTAGTTCATATTCTTCATCTAATAAATCTTCATACATATCTCAAAACAACAAGGAGGTTAATGGATCAATGAAACATGATCAATACCCTTTTCAATCCAAATATTCTTGGCTTCGCTCAGTAAGAAAGTCACCACTAAAGAAACCGATGAAAGCGCGGATAGCACCGATGCCACCAACACCTGTCAAAGTATACAAAGTAGACCGTATAAACTTCAAAGAACTTGTTCAATCCCTCACTTGTGCACCTGAGTTCACGCCTCCACAGCCTGATCATCACAACCTTCAAAGCACAGACAATAACATTTCCCATGACACTGTTCCTTCTCTCCCAATGCAATTTTTTTCAAACAGCAGAGTCGACACTGTGGAAGTGTTCCCTCCATTGGTGCCAGTGGCAGTGAGTACTCCTAACAACTGGTATCACTACTTTCAAGCTGAATATTTTGAGAAGAATTGTAAGAATGATCGGGTAATGACTCCTGGTTTGTTGGAAATGAATCTGCTCTCACCGACATCTTTTGGTAACTGGTGTTTTGTTCCTCCTATCATGAGCCCAACAGTTTGA